The uncultured Methanolobus sp. sequence CGTTAGCAGTGCATTGACTATCTCTGCAACATCCCCACGCAGCTCCTGGTGTCTGCGGTCAAGCGCGATGGCATCGAGCTCGTCTATAAAAATGATACACGGAGCCATCTCCTGTGCCCTGTCGTACAAATGGTGTATCTGCCTGGCACCCTCACCCACAAATTCACCAATAAGCTCGGTTGCCTTAACAGGAAGAATAGGAACATGAGCCTTGTTTGCAAGTGCCTTTGCAAGCATGGTTTTTCCGGTACCAGAAGGACCGAAGAAAAGTACATTACGTGGAGCCCATTTACCAAATTTCTCAGGCGCTTCCAGAAAACGCTCTATCAGCTTGCACTTCTTACGTGCACTCTGCTGTCCGATCACATCATCAAAGGTAACATCACTTCTGAATTCAACACTCGAAACACTACTGACAACGGTTTCATTCACAATGATATGAGTGTTCTGTCCGATTATCGAACCCGGCGGTTCAACATCAGTTACCTTGTATGCAAAATCAGGAAACATCCTGCGGTCAAAGAGATAATCATCTTTGTGCGCTGTGTAGCCTTTCCACTGTTCACGTGCATAGTGTTCAAAAACTCCCGGATCCGTAATTTCAGGATAATCATCGAGCAAACTGATCATAGGGTAACCCGCAGGTTCCAGGATAAGAAAATCAGCTGTACTTCCCCCTGGCTCTGAATTTGATTCCCTGCTGGATTTGGTAGTGGTTTTCTGGACAGTCCGTACTATATGTATCATCTCTTTTATTTTCTAATACTAATTTACTTAAGAAAGCTATTAAAGCTAACCCTTAAACCCACTTTTAAAGTTTGGAAGTGGCCCATGACCTTAAAAGACCGGAATTCAACTACCTATTAAAATCCGTGTTTGAAAGACAATATTAAGCTTACTTCACTAAATTCTGAAACCATAAGATGAACGAATGATAAATATAGTGATTATTACTATAATAGTAGAATGATGATAAATGAACACACACTGAAAAACGTAAAGATCACCAGTGTGGTAAACACTGTTCTGATTCTGATAATCAGTATATTCGGATTCGTATTAGTCGTACCATTTGTAATTTCAAAGGATACGAATTCCCTGATCGTCAGCCTGGCTTTGATATTGTCCACATTCACAATCATCCTCCATGCAAGTAAACAGATAGAGAAAAAGAACACAGAACTGGAAACGAAAATCAGTGAACTTGACCAGATGCATAAAGAAATGAACGAGAAACATAAAGGGCTGGAATCCCTGGTTTCCCGCAACACAGAGATAGAGAACATGATATCGTCATTGATCTCAATGTTCATCGAACCTGGAAACATAGATGGAACACTGGATGAGATCTTAAAGAAGACAGCCTCATTCTGTAATACAGAACACTGCTACCTCTTTTTGTTCAAAGCAAACGGTGACCCGTACCTGTCACACAGCTGGAAAAGCAAAGATCAGCCTGAAAAGAAGAGTGTTTTTGAGAAAATATCATATGCCAGGTTCCCGTGGATAGCAAAAAAACTCAACCAAAAGCAGACAGTATTCATCTCACAGGAAGCACACCTGCTGGAAATTGCTGAAAGGGAAAGAAATGCCATACTATCAGATGCTGTCCAGTCATTGATGCTGGTACCTGTAGAATCTGATTCTGAATGTATAGGATTTATCAGTATCGAAAATTCATCGTATAAAAGTGACTGCAGCCTTGATAACAGCCAGACATTAAAAGTGTTATCAGAGATCATGAGCACAGCACTTAATCACAGGTCATTCCTTAAAGACCTGGGTCTTTTCAAAGACCTTATTGACAGGTCAAATGATTTTATATTTATAATAGATGTGGAAAAAAACCGCATCATCGACGCAAATGAAACTGCATGCAAAGAGCTTGGATACAGCATAGACGAACTTACAGTCATGGAAGAAAATGACCTGTGCTTACTCTTTGAAGATACATTCTGGAAAAGCGATCTTCGCGACCTTGCAGGTGACAGGTACCTGCAACCGGACCAGAAACTCACAAAAAAGGATGGAGCTAAAATCCCTGTTGAGATGAATATCACTTTTGTGACCCATGACCACCACAATTACGCCCTTGCTGTTGTACGTGACATTGCATCGCGCCTGGACATGGAAAGCAGGCTTGCAAAGACAAAACAGGTAATGGAACTTGCCATGGAAGGTGCAGACCTTGGAATGTGGGACTGGAACTTCAGGACGAACGAGGTTATGTATGACAGGCGCTGGGCAGAGATGATCGGTTATGATGTAAATGATATTGAAAAGAACATGGGAAGCTGGAAAAAACTGGTTCATCCGGATGACCTGAAAACCGTGAACGATGCCATAAATGATCACATCAACCGGGAAGCACCATTCTTTGAAGCTGAGTTCCGTATGAAGAACAGCAAAGACAGATGGCAATGGATACTTGCCAGAGGAAAGGTCACCGAATGGGATAACGATGAACCATTCAGGTTTACCGGTACTACAATGGACCTTGACGAGAGAAAGAAAGTGGAAGAAGAACTACGTCATTCCAACGAACTTAAAGACCTGTTCACAGACATAATGCGTCATGACTTGCTAAATCCTGCTGGAAATATCAGAGGATTTTCAGAAGTACTTTACGATATGGAAGAGGACCCTGAGAAATCAAAGATACTCGATATGGTACAGCGTAACACTAACAGACTCATAGACATGATCGAAACGGCTGCTAAGTTTGCAAAGCTTGAAGCAACAGACGAACTGGAGTTAGTAGGGATTGACATTATGACAAGTCTTAGAAATGTAATTGAACAATTCGACCAGCAGCTTAATGATAAGAATATGAACCTCCATGTAAAAGCAGATGGAAGCTATCCTGCAATGCTCAACCCAATAGTTGAGGAGATTTTTGCCAATTACATATCCAATGCCATCAAGTACAGCCCTGAAAACACAGAGATCAGTATTGATGTTGTTGACCTGAACTATGAATGGATGGTAACGGTAACAGATTCAGGAGAAGGAATTCCTGATGACTCAAAACCGCTTGTCTTTGATCGTTTTAAGAGAGTGAACAAGAGCGGAGTGAAAGGAAGCGGACTCGGCCTTGCTATCGTTAAGAAGATAGCTGAACTTATGGGAGGTTCAGTTGGTGTTGAGGACAATCCTGAAGGAAATGGCAGCATGTTCTGGGTAAAGCTCAAAAAGCATCATGGGACAATCAGTGATAATGCAAAACCTGTCATAGGTATTGAAGCTACCATCGGAACAGAAACAATTCATAACACAAAAACAGAGATTCATTCAATGTTGCATTAGGTTTAAGGAATATAATACCCATCAGAAGCCTTTGATCTCAAATAATCATGAGGAAATAAGATGGAACTTGATGAACTGATCATAACAAGGGCTATAGTTGATGAATTTTCAAAGACTTTTCTTGACTACACAGATGTGGATGTTGCACTTGTAGGCGGAGGGCCTGCAAACCTTGTAGCTGCAAAATATCTTGCAGAGGCGGGCCTTAAAACCGTGCTTTTTGAGAAAAAGCTCTCAATAGGCGGAGGTATGTGGGGAGGAGGAATGATGTTCCCACGCATTGTTGTTCAGGAAGACGCAAAACACATTCTTGATGATTTCGATATTAACTACCACGAATATGAGCAGGGGTACTATGTTGCAAGCTCAGTGGAATCTGTTGCAAAACTTATCTGCGGAGCCACTGGCGCAGGCGCGGAAATATTCAACCTGATAGATGTGGAAGATGTAATGATCCGTGAGAATGATGCGGTATGCGGACTTGTGATTAACTGGGGAACTGTTTCAATGACAGGACTGCATGTGGACCCTCTTGCTATCAAAGCAAAAATTGTCATTGACGGAACAGGGCACGATGCAGGAATTTGCAATACTGTCCTTAGAAAAATACCGGGTGCTAAAATCGGCACGGGAATCCCTGGTGAAAAACCGATGTGGGCTGATGTAGGAGAACGGATACTGATGGATACCACAAAGGAAGTCTACCCCGGACTGATTGCTGCAGGAATGGCTGCAAATGCAGTTGCAGGAGCACCTAGAATGGGACCAGTCTTTGGTGGAATGATGCTTTCCGGTAAAAAAGCTGCTGAAATTGCAATTGAAAAACTAAAAAATGAATAATAAAAAAGGTTGAAATTTAAAGTTGAAGGCGCCTGAGGACACTGTTTAACATGTTTCCAAAGGAAAAGATTTATGTAAGAAACGGACATCTATAGGGTGCTTTCAAATAAAGCACCTGCTTCGAGCCGGGGTAGGGTAGCGGTTATCCTGTAGCCCTGTGGAGGCTACGATTCGAGTTCGATTCTCGATCCCGGCCCCATTTTTCATATTGTTATTGATAAAAAGTCAGAATATCTTTTGATGATGGTAAACACTGTTAGTATTCAAAGCTGATTATTAAAAGAAGTTACGTTTTTCGGCATACAACAAAGTGCTGTATTACAACCCCGCC is a genomic window containing:
- a CDS encoding ATP-binding protein — translated: MMINEHTLKNVKITSVVNTVLILIISIFGFVLVVPFVISKDTNSLIVSLALILSTFTIILHASKQIEKKNTELETKISELDQMHKEMNEKHKGLESLVSRNTEIENMISSLISMFIEPGNIDGTLDEILKKTASFCNTEHCYLFLFKANGDPYLSHSWKSKDQPEKKSVFEKISYARFPWIAKKLNQKQTVFISQEAHLLEIAERERNAILSDAVQSLMLVPVESDSECIGFISIENSSYKSDCSLDNSQTLKVLSEIMSTALNHRSFLKDLGLFKDLIDRSNDFIFIIDVEKNRIIDANETACKELGYSIDELTVMEENDLCLLFEDTFWKSDLRDLAGDRYLQPDQKLTKKDGAKIPVEMNITFVTHDHHNYALAVVRDIASRLDMESRLAKTKQVMELAMEGADLGMWDWNFRTNEVMYDRRWAEMIGYDVNDIEKNMGSWKKLVHPDDLKTVNDAINDHINREAPFFEAEFRMKNSKDRWQWILARGKVTEWDNDEPFRFTGTTMDLDERKKVEEELRHSNELKDLFTDIMRHDLLNPAGNIRGFSEVLYDMEEDPEKSKILDMVQRNTNRLIDMIETAAKFAKLEATDELELVGIDIMTSLRNVIEQFDQQLNDKNMNLHVKADGSYPAMLNPIVEEIFANYISNAIKYSPENTEISIDVVDLNYEWMVTVTDSGEGIPDDSKPLVFDRFKRVNKSGVKGSGLGLAIVKKIAELMGGSVGVEDNPEGNGSMFWVKLKKHHGTISDNAKPVIGIEATIGTETIHNTKTEIHSMLH
- a CDS encoding AAA family ATPase: MIHIVRTVQKTTTKSSRESNSEPGGSTADFLILEPAGYPMISLLDDYPEITDPGVFEHYAREQWKGYTAHKDDYLFDRRMFPDFAYKVTDVEPPGSIIGQNTHIIVNETVVSSVSSVEFRSDVTFDDVIGQQSARKKCKLIERFLEAPEKFGKWAPRNVLFFGPSGTGKTMLAKALANKAHVPILPVKATELIGEFVGEGARQIHHLYDRAQEMAPCIIFIDELDAIALDRRHQELRGDVAEIVNALLTEMDGIVERSGVCTIGATNRTDTIDPAVRSRFEEEIEFTLPDENERLAILESNVMTFPVPVKDLDLSSIAKMTEGLSGRDLVSKVLKTALHNVIIEDRAHIVQDDLYASVKKLKNLPKPSSADRMYI
- a CDS encoding sulfide-dependent adenosine diphosphate thiazole synthase, with the translated sequence MELDELIITRAIVDEFSKTFLDYTDVDVALVGGGPANLVAAKYLAEAGLKTVLFEKKLSIGGGMWGGGMMFPRIVVQEDAKHILDDFDINYHEYEQGYYVASSVESVAKLICGATGAGAEIFNLIDVEDVMIRENDAVCGLVINWGTVSMTGLHVDPLAIKAKIVIDGTGHDAGICNTVLRKIPGAKIGTGIPGEKPMWADVGERILMDTTKEVYPGLIAAGMAANAVAGAPRMGPVFGGMMLSGKKAAEIAIEKLKNE